One segment of Parvularcula sp. IMCC14364 DNA contains the following:
- a CDS encoding aromatic amino acid transaminase yields MTFFSETKQLPPDSLLQLITEFRNDPSPDKIDLGVGVYQDEHGKTPIFEAVELAQRRLQTDEDSKTYLGPLGWPGFADEVRKLVLGEVLEEKLAGRFAVLPTPGGSGALKSAGTLVQRLNPSAKIRLPDPTWANHKPIFLSCDLETVTYAYYDNEATSLDREKMYADLAAAQSGDIIVVHGNCHNPTGEDLSAEDWKFLTDLALEKGIVPFIDIAYQGLGQGFHEDMAHVRSLLESVPEAILCYSFSKNMGLYRERVGAALVMTENADMAERVQSNLNEIARRTYSMPPSYGAALAWYLLSDPDLNASWRKELEQLRKRVVSLRAQVTDALSSEFGDNRFQYITAQNGMFSRLPLTPEQINRFKTESSIYMAGDGRVNMCGFTPAKIARFTENMSSVLK; encoded by the coding sequence ATGACCTTTTTCTCAGAGACGAAACAACTGCCACCAGATAGCCTGTTGCAACTCATAACCGAGTTTCGGAATGATCCCTCTCCGGACAAGATTGATCTTGGTGTCGGCGTCTATCAGGATGAGCACGGCAAGACACCAATCTTCGAAGCGGTGGAGCTTGCGCAGCGGCGTTTGCAAACAGATGAGGACAGCAAGACCTACCTTGGTCCATTAGGATGGCCAGGTTTTGCCGATGAGGTTCGCAAGCTCGTACTCGGGGAAGTTCTTGAGGAAAAGCTGGCAGGGCGCTTTGCTGTACTGCCAACACCAGGGGGCAGTGGGGCGCTTAAATCTGCCGGCACACTCGTGCAGCGCCTTAATCCGTCTGCCAAAATCAGATTGCCTGATCCGACCTGGGCCAATCACAAGCCGATTTTTCTCTCTTGTGACCTCGAGACTGTGACCTATGCCTATTACGATAATGAGGCAACGAGCCTTGATCGTGAAAAGATGTATGCAGATCTTGCAGCGGCGCAGAGCGGTGACATCATTGTTGTCCACGGCAACTGCCATAACCCGACAGGAGAAGACCTTTCAGCAGAAGACTGGAAGTTCCTGACCGATCTGGCTCTGGAAAAAGGTATCGTTCCGTTTATCGACATCGCCTACCAGGGGTTGGGGCAGGGCTTTCATGAAGATATGGCCCATGTGCGCAGCTTGCTAGAATCGGTGCCGGAGGCGATCCTCTGCTATTCCTTTTCAAAGAATATGGGACTTTATCGCGAGCGTGTTGGTGCAGCCCTCGTGATGACAGAGAATGCTGATATGGCGGAGCGTGTACAGAGCAATCTTAATGAGATTGCCCGGCGTACATATTCAATGCCCCCTTCCTATGGGGCTGCGCTTGCCTGGTATTTGCTGAGCGACCCGGACCTCAATGCAAGCTGGCGCAAGGAACTCGAGCAGTTGCGCAAGCGCGTTGTCAGTCTTCGGGCGCAAGTAACGGATGCCTTGTCATCAGAGTTTGGTGATAATCGTTTTCAGTATATCACCGCCCAAAATGGCATGTTTTCGCGTCTGCCCCTGACGCCTGAGCAGATAAATCGTTTCAAAACTGAGTCGTCTATCTATATGGCAGGAGATGGCCGCGTGAATATGTGCGGTTTTACCCCGGCAAAAATAGCCCGATTTACGGAGAATATGAGTTCCGTTCTGAAATAG